In Tripterygium wilfordii isolate XIE 37 chromosome 23, ASM1340144v1, whole genome shotgun sequence, one genomic interval encodes:
- the LOC119992633 gene encoding replication protein A 32 kDa subunit A isoform X2, with translation MFSSSQFDANSAFSGGGFMSSQLPDSTPSPIKSRDSGGVVPVTVKQINEASPASNEKSSFVINGVDVTNVTLVGMVFDKAEKVTDVDFILDDGTGRIKCRRWVNEFFDKKEMGAIQDGMYVRLNGHLKSHQGATELALFSARLVTNFDEIAFHFIDCIHFHLQNSKLQLGGGASQSQKVDPSLNTPVHNGSNGYQTSPSNQFSMQFSVDGLKDRDQLVLEYLQQSSSSGQEKGTHRDEISRHLKLPTEKIMESIRSLEDEGLIYSTVDEFHFKAA, from the exons ATGTTTTCGAGCAGTCAGTTCGACGCCAACTCAGCGTTCTCCGGCGGTGGATTTATGTCATCTCAACTTCCCGATTCCACCCCTTCGCCTATAAAA AGTCGCGATTCGGGGGGTGTGGTTCCTGTGACGGTGAAGCAGATAAATGAAGCTTCCCCTGCTAGCAACGAGAAATCGAGTTTTGTGATCAACGGTGTGGATGTTACTAAT GTTACATTGGTTGGGATGGTGTTTGATAAAGCAGAGAAAGTCACAGATGTTGATTTCATTTTGGATGATGGAACAGGCCGCATCAAATGTAGAAGATG GGTGAATGAGTTTTTCGATAAGAAGGAAATGGGGGCAATACA GGATGGAATGTACGTGCGTCTAAATGGGCACTTAAAAAGCCATCAGGGTGCAACAGAATTAGCCCTTTTCTCTGCAAG GCTTGTGACGAATTTTGATGAGATTGCTTTCCACTTCATTGACTGCATACATTTCCATTTGCAGAATTCCAAATTGCAG CTAGGTGGTGGTGCAAGTCAATCTCAAAAGGTAGATCCATCTCTAAACACTCCTGTGCATAATGGATCAAATGGATATCAGACATCCCCATCAAATCAA TTTTCCATGCAATTCAGTGTTGATGGACTCAAGGACCGTGATCAATTGGTCCTTGAGTATCTGCAGCAATCGTCTAGCTC TGGACAAGAGAAGGGGACACATAGGGATGAAATTTCTCGACACCTGAAACTTCCTACAGAAAAGATCAT GGAATCTATTAGATCTCTTGAAGATGAAGGGCTAATATACTCCACAGTCGATGAATTTCACTTCAAAGCAGCCTGA
- the LOC119992633 gene encoding replication protein A 32 kDa subunit A isoform X1 produces the protein MFSSSQFDANSAFSGGGFMSSQLPDSTPSPIKSRDSGGVVPVTVKQINEASPASNEKSSFVINGVDVTNVTLVGMVFDKAEKVTDVDFILDDGTGRIKCRRWVNEFFDKKEMGAIQDGMYVRLNGHLKSHQGATELALFSARLVTNFDEIAFHFIDCIHFHLQNSKLQQLGGGASQSQKVDPSLNTPVHNGSNGYQTSPSNQFSMQFSVDGLKDRDQLVLEYLQQSSSSGQEKGTHRDEISRHLKLPTEKIMESIRSLEDEGLIYSTVDEFHFKAA, from the exons ATGTTTTCGAGCAGTCAGTTCGACGCCAACTCAGCGTTCTCCGGCGGTGGATTTATGTCATCTCAACTTCCCGATTCCACCCCTTCGCCTATAAAA AGTCGCGATTCGGGGGGTGTGGTTCCTGTGACGGTGAAGCAGATAAATGAAGCTTCCCCTGCTAGCAACGAGAAATCGAGTTTTGTGATCAACGGTGTGGATGTTACTAAT GTTACATTGGTTGGGATGGTGTTTGATAAAGCAGAGAAAGTCACAGATGTTGATTTCATTTTGGATGATGGAACAGGCCGCATCAAATGTAGAAGATG GGTGAATGAGTTTTTCGATAAGAAGGAAATGGGGGCAATACA GGATGGAATGTACGTGCGTCTAAATGGGCACTTAAAAAGCCATCAGGGTGCAACAGAATTAGCCCTTTTCTCTGCAAG GCTTGTGACGAATTTTGATGAGATTGCTTTCCACTTCATTGACTGCATACATTTCCATTTGCAGAATTCCAAATTGCAG CAGCTAGGTGGTGGTGCAAGTCAATCTCAAAAGGTAGATCCATCTCTAAACACTCCTGTGCATAATGGATCAAATGGATATCAGACATCCCCATCAAATCAA TTTTCCATGCAATTCAGTGTTGATGGACTCAAGGACCGTGATCAATTGGTCCTTGAGTATCTGCAGCAATCGTCTAGCTC TGGACAAGAGAAGGGGACACATAGGGATGAAATTTCTCGACACCTGAAACTTCCTACAGAAAAGATCAT GGAATCTATTAGATCTCTTGAAGATGAAGGGCTAATATACTCCACAGTCGATGAATTTCACTTCAAAGCAGCCTGA
- the LOC119993656 gene encoding fasciclin-like arabinogalactan protein 3, whose translation MDPRVLCFALVLIFSSTTSVNAFNITRILEQYPEFSTFNALLNTTKLAAEINHRQTITVLAVDNGAAGGISGKPSDLVKSILSAHVILDYYDVQKLKKLSKQSSILTTLFQTTGNATHQQGFVNVTKMSNGDILFGSATKGAELNSKLMQVVTTRPYNISVLQVSSIIEAPGLDLAPPSPPKAKAPTSAPPPKSSSPAEAPAPSDDEGVEADAPIEAPTPADADAPVADAPASSPPVAEDVADQADAPEPNQSGASQVGYSSGVAAVMGLVAWIW comes from the coding sequence atggatccCAGAGTCCTCTGCTTTGCTCTGGTACTCATCTTCTCCTCTACAACCTCCGTCAACGCCTTCAACATAACCAGGATCCTCGAACAATACCCAGAATTCAGCACCTTCAATGCACTCCTCAACACCACCAAGCTTGCTGCGGAGATCAACCACCGCCAGACCATCACCGTCCTCGCTGTGGACAATGGTGCTGCAGGCGGTATCTCCGGCAAGCCCTCTGACCTCGTCAAGAGTATCCTGAGTGCACATGTCATTCTTGATTActatgatgtccaaaagctgaagaAGCTCTCAAAGCAGAGCTCCATCCTCACCACACTCTTTCAAACCACCGGCAATGCCACCCACCAGCAAGGTTTCGTCAATGTCACAAAGATGTCTAATGGTGACATTTTGTTCGGATCAGCAACCAAGGGTGCGGAACTCAATTCCAAGCTCATGCAGGTTGTGACCACACGGCCTTACAACATCTCTGTGCTCCAAGTTAGCTCTATCATTGAGGCTCCTGGCCTTGACCTTGCTCCTCCTTCTCCACCAAAAGCAAAGGCCCCTACATCGGCTCCTCCTCCCAAATCTTCCTCTCCCGCAGAGGCTCCTGCACCGTCCGATGATGAGGGCGTTGAGGCAGATGCCCCCATTGAGGCACCCACCCCTGCTGATGCAGATGCTCCTGTTGCTGATGCACCCGCAAGCTCTCCACCTGTAGCTGAAGATGTTGCAGATCAAGCAGATGCACCAGAACCAAACCAATCTGGTGCCTCTCAGGTGGGTTATAGCTCTGGTGTTGCAGCGGTGATGGGTTTGGTCGCATGGATCTGGTAG
- the LOC119992634 gene encoding flowering-promoting factor 1-like, giving the protein MSGVWVFKNNGVIHLMEKQGGGSSTCSSRKKVLVHLATGEVVSSYSYLESLLTGLGWERYYGGDPELYQFHKYSSIDLISLPRDFSKFNSVYMYDIVVKNPNVFNVRDV; this is encoded by the coding sequence ATGTCTGGTGTTTGGGTCTTCAAGAACAATGGTGTTATCCATTTAATGGAAAAACAAGGAGGAGGAAGCAGCACTTGTTCTTCAAGGAAGAAAGTTTTGGTGCACTTGGCAACAGGGGAAGTAGTATCTTCGTACTCGTATCTTGAGAGCCTCTTAACTGGGCTTGGATGGGAGAGGTATTATGGAGGAGACCCTGAGCTCTACCAGTTCCACAAGTACTCCTCTATTGATCTCATATCTCTCCCTAGAGATTTCTCCAAGTTCAACTCTGTTTACATGTATGATATTGTAGTTAAGAACCCTAATGTCTTCAATGTTAGGGATGTCTAG